Proteins from a single region of Phycisphaeraceae bacterium D3-23:
- the lon gene encoding endopeptidase La yields MASKKKTTRRRGPDRRSRTAHSNASAAEIAAGPPNIPATLPILPVRGTVVFPGTIIPLGIGRPSSRKLLDESLAKSKVIGLATQVDEDAEDPGFAGLHPMGIAAVALKLIRQPDETLTLIVHGLRRIELTRAIQTQPYITARVTKPRQIDGKGKRFQATINQLRDLAQELIELTPNAPEQAMTMLLNIEQPGALVDYIAANLDVETNEKQALLNKLSVSARAGKVHKLLNQQLQIVRLQNKIQQDVEDSIGDGQRRFYLREQMKAIREELGEGGDGTSEVIDDLHARLVEAELPDDVMEEAERELGRLEMVPPASPEYSVILGYVELLADLPWNKPSEDNLDLERARKILDRDHFNLDKVKTRLIEYLAVRKLNPKRRGVILCLAGPPGVGKTSLGRSVAEALGREFARISLGGIRDEAEVRGHRRTYIGAMPGRIIQDIRRCGTNNPVIMLDEIDKLGSDFRGDPSSALLEVLDPRQNHAFVDRYLDVPFDLSQVMFICTANYVGNIPPALRDRLELIEITGYTDHDKLAIARKYLVPRQLKEHGLNTKDCSFRVAGLRRLIEGYTREAGVRELERQVGAVCRRVAAKVAKAKRRPKQVIIDADKVEDLLGPEKYVREIDIRAGGPGVVLGLAYTSVGGEVLFIEATRYAGKGNVKLTGQIGDVMKESAQAALSLFKSRADRFGIDLKEMDKTDLHIHVPAGAVPKDGPSAGCAMYTAIVSLMTGKPVKDKLAMTGEITLRGKVLPIGGVKEKTLAAHRLGINTVVLPEANKRDLDDIDPKVRAKLTLKFVEDVDALVKLALPGVRVRKLKKA; encoded by the coding sequence TTGGCCTCCAAGAAAAAAACCACACGCCGACGCGGCCCCGACCGCCGAAGCCGAACTGCGCACTCCAACGCATCCGCCGCCGAGATCGCCGCAGGCCCGCCCAACATCCCCGCGACGCTGCCGATCCTCCCCGTCCGCGGCACCGTCGTGTTCCCCGGCACGATCATCCCGCTCGGGATCGGCCGGCCGTCGAGCCGGAAGCTCCTGGACGAGTCGCTCGCCAAGAGCAAGGTCATCGGGCTGGCGACACAGGTCGACGAAGACGCCGAGGACCCCGGGTTCGCCGGGCTCCACCCGATGGGCATCGCGGCCGTCGCGCTCAAACTCATCCGCCAGCCCGACGAGACATTGACACTCATCGTCCATGGGCTCCGCCGCATCGAGCTCACCCGCGCGATACAGACCCAGCCCTACATCACCGCGCGCGTCACCAAGCCCCGGCAGATCGACGGCAAAGGTAAACGCTTCCAGGCCACCATCAACCAGCTCCGCGACCTCGCGCAGGAACTCATCGAGCTCACCCCTAATGCGCCCGAGCAGGCGATGACGATGCTGCTCAATATCGAGCAGCCCGGCGCGCTGGTCGACTACATCGCCGCGAACCTCGACGTCGAGACCAACGAAAAGCAGGCACTGCTCAACAAACTGAGCGTGTCCGCTCGTGCGGGCAAGGTGCATAAGCTGCTCAACCAGCAGCTCCAGATCGTTCGGCTACAAAACAAAATCCAGCAGGATGTCGAGGACAGCATCGGCGACGGCCAACGGCGGTTCTACCTGCGCGAGCAGATGAAGGCGATCCGCGAGGAACTGGGCGAGGGCGGCGACGGCACGAGCGAGGTCATCGACGACCTGCACGCCCGGCTGGTCGAGGCCGAGCTGCCCGACGACGTGATGGAAGAGGCCGAGCGCGAGCTGGGCCGGCTCGAGATGGTCCCGCCCGCGAGCCCGGAGTACTCGGTGATCCTGGGGTATGTCGAGTTGCTGGCCGACCTGCCCTGGAACAAACCTAGCGAAGACAACCTCGACCTTGAACGCGCACGGAAGATCCTTGACCGCGACCACTTCAACCTCGACAAGGTCAAGACCCGGCTGATCGAGTACCTCGCGGTGCGCAAGCTCAACCCCAAGCGGCGGGGCGTGATCCTCTGCCTCGCCGGGCCACCGGGCGTGGGTAAGACTTCGCTTGGCCGATCGGTGGCCGAGGCGCTGGGGCGCGAGTTTGCGCGCATCTCGCTGGGCGGCATCCGCGACGAGGCGGAGGTGCGTGGGCACCGCCGGACCTACATCGGCGCGATGCCGGGCCGGATCATCCAGGACATCCGCCGATGCGGCACGAACAACCCCGTCATCATGCTCGACGAGATCGACAAGCTTGGCAGCGACTTCCGAGGCGACCCCAGCTCCGCGCTCCTTGAGGTGCTCGACCCCCGACAGAACCACGCCTTTGTCGACCGCTACCTCGATGTCCCCTTCGACCTCTCGCAGGTCATGTTCATCTGCACGGCCAACTACGTCGGCAATATCCCGCCGGCGCTGCGCGACCGGCTCGAATTGATCGAGATCACGGGCTACACCGACCACGACAAGCTCGCCATCGCACGCAAGTACCTCGTCCCGCGCCAGCTCAAGGAGCACGGGCTGAATACCAAGGACTGCTCGTTCCGTGTCGCGGGGCTGCGCAGATTGATCGAGGGCTACACCCGCGAGGCGGGGGTGCGCGAGCTGGAGCGGCAGGTCGGCGCGGTCTGCCGCCGCGTCGCCGCGAAGGTCGCGAAGGCGAAGCGTCGGCCCAAGCAGGTCATCATCGACGCGGACAAGGTCGAAGACCTGCTCGGGCCCGAGAAGTACGTGCGCGAGATCGACATCCGCGCGGGCGGCCCCGGCGTCGTGCTGGGCCTGGCGTATACGTCCGTCGGCGGCGAGGTCTTGTTCATCGAGGCGACGCGCTACGCAGGCAAGGGCAACGTCAAGCTCACCGGCCAGATCGGCGACGTGATGAAGGAGTCGGCCCAGGCCGCGCTGTCGCTGTTCAAGTCGCGGGCCGACCGCTTCGGCATCGACCTCAAGGAGATGGACAAGACCGACCTGCACATCCACGTCCCCGCCGGGGCCGTGCCCAAGGACGGCCCGTCGGCGGGCTGCGCGATGTACACCGCCATCGTCTCGCTCATGACCGGCAAGCCCGTGAAAGACAAGCTCGCCATGACCGGCGAGATCACACTCCGCGGCAAGGTCCTGCCCATCGGCGGGGTCAAAGAAAAAACCCTCGCCGCCCACCGCCTGGGCATCAACACAGTTGTACTACCCGAAGCGAACAAGCGCGACCTCGACGACATCGACCCCAAGGTCCGCGCGAAGCTGACGCTGAAGTTTGTTGAAGATGTCGATGCACTCGTGAAGCTCGCGCTGCCGGGCGTGCGGGTGAGGAAGTTGAAAAAGGCGTAA
- the folE2 gene encoding GTP cyclohydrolase FolE2: MSTPSPASKAPAAMPDVQGSEDSRNVPIDKVGVKDIRYPIALHCPKSEGKQHTVAMVNMYVALPHYQKGTHMSRFLEVLNKHHQGIDSGDVMQVARDMKQRLEAEEAHLEMTFPYFIDKEAPVTKQPGKLDIAVTFEAVAGETDDFILGIKVPATSLCPCSKKISDYGAHNQRCEMEAQVRFAPGKMMWIEELFDLVEQCASTQVFAVLKRPDEKFVTEAAFDNPKFVEDIVRDLAVALDAEDRISWFRVASENFESIHNHNAYAVLERDKR, encoded by the coding sequence ATGTCAACCCCAAGCCCCGCCTCCAAAGCCCCCGCCGCCATGCCCGACGTCCAGGGCAGCGAAGACTCCCGCAACGTCCCGATCGACAAGGTCGGCGTCAAAGACATCCGCTACCCCATCGCACTTCACTGCCCCAAGTCCGAGGGCAAGCAGCACACCGTCGCGATGGTCAACATGTACGTCGCCCTGCCCCACTACCAGAAGGGCACGCACATGAGCCGGTTTCTAGAGGTGCTCAACAAGCACCACCAAGGCATCGACTCGGGCGACGTCATGCAGGTCGCCCGCGATATGAAGCAGCGCCTCGAAGCCGAGGAGGCGCACCTCGAGATGACGTTCCCCTACTTCATCGATAAGGAAGCGCCGGTTACGAAGCAGCCGGGCAAGCTGGACATCGCCGTAACGTTCGAGGCCGTGGCGGGCGAGACCGACGATTTTATCCTCGGTATCAAAGTGCCCGCGACGAGTCTTTGCCCGTGCTCAAAGAAGATTTCCGACTACGGCGCGCACAACCAGCGCTGCGAGATGGAGGCCCAGGTCCGCTTCGCCCCCGGGAAAATGATGTGGATCGAGGAGCTTTTCGACCTCGTCGAGCAGTGCGCGAGTACGCAGGTGTTCGCGGTGCTCAAACGGCCCGACGAGAAGTTCGTCACCGAGGCGGCGTTTGATAACCCGAAGTTTGTCGAGGATATCGTGCGCGACCTGGCGGTCGCGCTCGACGCGGAAGACCGGATCTCATGGTTCCGCGTGGCGAGCGAGAACTTCGAGTCGATCCACAACCACAATGCGTACGCTGTGCTGGAGCGGGATAAGCGGTAG
- a CDS encoding Hsp20/alpha crystallin family protein: MTRVVTQVFGAVPAEQGWSPALNCYESAGRLLVCVDLAGVHRDTIAVSVQPGRLTIRGHRATPQPEQGPPERIHCMEIDAGPFERTLALPIEVDLDRVTSRYDDGLLWIELPLQHQ; the protein is encoded by the coding sequence GTGACCCGTGTGGTGACGCAGGTGTTTGGTGCCGTCCCCGCCGAGCAGGGCTGGTCGCCCGCGCTCAACTGCTATGAGTCGGCAGGCCGGCTGCTCGTGTGCGTCGACCTCGCGGGGGTGCATCGCGACACGATCGCAGTGTCGGTCCAGCCCGGTCGGCTGACGATCCGCGGCCATCGTGCGACACCCCAGCCCGAGCAGGGCCCGCCCGAACGCATCCACTGCATGGAGATTGATGCGGGCCCCTTCGAGCGCACCCTCGCGCTGCCGATCGAAGTCGACCTCGACCGCGTGACCAGCCGGTACGACGACGGGCTGCTCTGGATCGAGTTGCCGCTACAACATCAATAA